A stretch of DNA from Pseudopipra pipra isolate bDixPip1 unplaced genomic scaffold, bDixPip1.hap1 HAP1_SCAFFOLD_93, whole genome shotgun sequence:
AGCAAAGCATTCATATAGAATTTACAACACCGTAACAGTAACTCACTTACAGGCCTGACTGACTTACAAATCCAAAGTGCTGAAGAATCCAGGAGAGCAGCGTTCCCGGGACATTTGTTATGGCAGATTCACACTCACACAGACAGAAAGAGTCTGGACAAGGTACCTGGGAACAATTCCCTTGGGATTCAGGAAAATCCTCCCTTGGGATGCCACTGCACATTCTCAGAAGAACGGCTGAGCCTCAAGGAGTGAGAGGGATCAGCCCTGGATCTGCTGTCAGTCGGGATCCTCCGAATGCAGCAAATGGGAGAGTTGGGtgtggcaatggatttgccatatgcaggatggaagaagtcctgtcagagatggactggtgaggagaaagaggaaaacagctcaAACGTTATGGAGACAGaagtttttaatgtggtttaaacatgttttcaaaatggctttttgtattttctgcaaggttactgtttcttcttcccaacaccccctgTGGGGGACTTGTCTCTCATACAAGGTGTCCTGGGAAAGTGTTCTGAAGTGTTTCTtattggtccttgttaaccccttcctgttggctgttgaccccttacctgattgtttttttctgtgcccctgaacttgtgattggcCCCcttttgaccctcctaaaagccttataaaccccTTCCCCACAATAAACTTTCTctttcgtccgtccctccctggTGGTTTGTGTGGGCTCCTTGTGGGGTTGCCGGCCACGTGCTGGGGCGGGGGGAAGGGCATTCACCTCGCAGGTAATGGGGCTAGCAGCctaaggcctggaggtctcccccGTCCCACTAATCCGTCGTAGTTGGGGGTTCTGAGAGGCCCAAGCAAAGGGAGGTTGCTGTCGCAGCTGCTGCGGCCTCAGAGAGCTCAAAGGGTCTCAATCAGCACCACTGGTTATGGGGCCCACGCAGAAGGGGCTTTAAGGCACAGGAATTGTCCATCCTGGCCCCAGTTCAGGTTAGGGACTTTCTCTGAAAGTTGGAGAACAAAAATACGATTCTACTTGGGTTGTTCTTCaggcaagaaaaacaagtttccAAGGCCGTTGGTTAAGAAAAGCAGGAGCTCATTACACAGCACCAGTTCCTATGAGCAGACAGTGTTTCTGAGCAGCtcaagagcagctcagcccagggaCTGTTCATCAAGGCTGAGGCCTAACGAGCATTTCTCAGATCATAGCGAGGCCTGGGGGGGGGGTAAAGCACTACCACAGTGGGTTACAAGGAACATGGGTCACCAGAAACGTTAGTCAACAGGCCTTTACCCACCAGGTCTCTGCCCAATGTGAGTcactgtggatcatccaacATGGGTCCTCCGATgggtgatggagttggagcagcggaCGAAGCTTTTTCTGCAGTTGGAGCACTCGGATGGTTTCCCTTACCGGTGGGTCCtttggtgtgaggtcaaggcagagctctggttgaagctcttACCACACTTCAAGCAcctgtagggcctctccccggtgtggatgtgccAGTGCTTAATGAGGTCAGAGCTGCGGAcaaagcccttcccacagtcggtgcagcggaagggcctctcctCTGTGTGCATTCGTTGATGCAGAAGGAGATCAGAGCTGGTCCGGAACCTCTTCTCACACTCAGGACatttgtagggccgttctccgGTGTGGACACGCCGGTGGATGACAAGGCTGAAGCTacggttgaagctcttcccacattccaggcacttgtagggccgttcccctGTGTGCAGCCGgcggtgggtgaggaggtgggagctctggctgaagcttttcccacattccaagcacttgtagggccgttccccactgtggaaGCGCTGGTGGTATGTGAGGCTGGAGTTCTtgctgaagctctttccacattccaagcacttgtagggccgttccccggtgtgaAGACGCTGAtggaccaccaggtcagagctctgactgaagctcttcccgcattccccacatgtgtagggccgttccccggtgtggatcTTCTGGTGGCGGATCAGGTGGGACCTCcaactgaagctcttcccacattccaagcacgtgaagggcttctctctgctgtgaAGCTGCTCATGGACCACCAGAtgagagctctggctgaagctccaGCCACGTTCCCAGCACACGGGGGGTCTTTCCTCCTCGGAGCACCATGGAGTGGGTTTGGAGCCCTTTCCCATGGGGAATGTTTGTGGCTTTTCCTCCCCGTTGCCTTCCCGCACAGTGGAGCTGTTCAAAACAGCCtcttccatgaggttctgccaGAGGGATTTGTCCTCCATGGTCTCTGTCCTCAAGTTGTTGTCTGGGGGAGGAAGGACAAGAAGAGGGAGGaacagaggagaggaaggaacaaggagaaggaagaaggagaaaagggaacaagAAGACGGAatgaaggagaggaaggaacaaGTTGAGGAGGAagcaaggagaggaaggagcaaggagacgaaaaaggagaggaagaaggtgagaaaggaaaaaggagaggaagaaggtgagaaaggaaaaagaaggaagaagaggaggaatgaaaaaggagaaggaaggaggagaagaaggtgcaaggagaagaagaaacaagcaaaaggaagaaggagtggaaggaacaggaaaaaaatggagtaaggagagaaaggaagaaggaaggagaagaaggagaaggaacaaggagagcaaggaaaaagcacaaggaagaaagagggggaggaaaaaggagaaggaaggaaaaggaagaaggaaacaaaaggaacaaggaaagcaaggaaggataggaaggaagaaggacagggagaggattTGACTCTGCCAGAGAGAAGGGCAAggagatccccccaaatccgtCCCCGGCAGGACGGTGGcggcagcggggttgtcctgcagctgggggccatgctcggctgggagatacaggacaaAACAGgggcaaaggggcactgacttcctcctcacctgcctgggggtcctgtggcatcttcctcttcctcgcagcctcccCCTCTATTtggccaagctttgggaaggagaaatcctattttgggggaaaaacaaggtgTGAATTGgaggttcctcctgcccaagtccatctctagaagtcACCAGGCATCTTGTGTCCACAAAAACCtacaaaacaccaagattcagcccaacAAATATCCCCAAAACACTGACacagccccaaaaatcccaaaagGTTATGATTCAGCTAAAAACCCTTCCAAATCATCAATACTCATCAAAAAACCTTCAAAATATGAagtcatcaaaaaaaaaaaatccccaaataccAAGATTTAGcccaaaaaacctccaaaacaccaagattcacccccaaaaaactccaaaagTTCAAGattcagtgaaataaaaccCTCCCAAGtagttccccctctctggtctctccactttggggttctgggAGTTCCCTGTCTCCAGGCTGTAAGGGGTGCTGTGAAACACAGGGGTCCCTCCTCTCTGGTCCCCTCCCTTTGGGATTCTGGGGGCAGTTCTTCTCCAGGTTCCCCCCATTTATGGATgctgggggttttgggggtcccaggggtaCCTTCTCCCCTCATTCTCTGCTACGGGGTGCAAGGAGTCCCAGGGGTCCCCCCTCTCTGGGGTCCTTCCTTCTTCACGCTGCTGGAGATCCTGGGAATCCTGGGGATCTCCCCTCTCTGGGATCCCTACTTTGGTGTCCCAGGGGTCTCCCCTTTCTGCAGTGTCCCCGCTCCAGACTGCTGGGGGTCCTGAGGGTCCCCTCTCCAGGGTCCCCATTTCagggtcccaggggtccccccTCTCCGTGCTCCAGGCTGGCAATGAAGGGCCTGACCCAGGAACACCAACCCCCACTGCGGGGGGTGGGGACACGCATCCTCCCACCCACTGCTGGGACTCTGCCGGCAGTTTTTTGGGGACCCTCAAAAAACACCTAATGGGAACATCAATATCCCCCCGAGGGGCATTTGCAGCTCATTTTGGAGTCTTCAAAGATCCAAACgtgtcccccccaaaaaacccccagaaatcCCCCAAGACATTTGGGGtgagctccccctccccagtcACCTTCGCAGTCCCCCTCCCCAGTCACCCTCCCCAGTCCCCCTCCCCAGTCACCCTCGCAGGAGGGAGGGGCGATGCtcccgggggtgggggggctgtgGATACAgtcagcagcagaacagcaaccttcctgctcttcctgctccttttcctctgctatccctgctcttcctcccactactcctcctcctgctgcattcttcctccacctgctcctcctcctcctcctccaggcaACCCTAGCTGTGTGTATAGACTGGGAacaagaggctggagagcagctgcaggaaaggggcctgggggtcctggttggtGACCAGTTGgccatgagtcagcagtgccccggcagccaggagggccaacacGGTCCTGAGGGGCATCAGGCCCTGCGTTGCcagccgggccagggagggtattgtcctgctctgcactggggcagcctcacctcaagTTCTGGGGCACtttggggcaccacaatataaaaaagacatgaaGCCATAacagagcatccaaaggaggccATGAGGATGGGGAAGGATCTGGAGGGAAGGCCTTATGAGGAGTGGTTGAGggcacttggtttgttcagcctggagaaaagaagactgAGAACCTCAGTggggtcttcaacatcctcctGAGGGGCAGTGGAgtggcaggcactgatctcttcactcttttGACTAGTGACAGGACTCTACAGCTGGAGCTGAGTCAGGTAGGTTTAGGTGGGatgttaggaaaaggttttttcccccagagggtgactgagcactggaataggcttcccagggaagtggtcacagcaccaggcctgtctgagctcaagaagcatttggacaatgctctcgggcacagggtgggattcttggggtgtcctgtgcagggccaggagttgcactcgatgatcctgaccctcccaactcagctCATTCCCTGGTTCTATGaactccctgctctgccttgaGACTCGGGCTCAGCCCACCCGACTCACTCCCTGGGGAAGGGACAGATGTGCCCAAGGGAACAAACCCCCCAGAAGTCTGTTTACACAAGACGCTGCACCAGGGGAACGAGAAAAGGGAGTGGATCGGGTCCCCTCGCTTTCgttgttctctctctttcctctgcctctttcttccctcttctctctttcccgTCCCTGTTTCCCAGCTCCGGCCCAGCCCCGCGGCAGCACCAACGCGGGATTCAAGCCCCGGGGCCACTCTTTGTTCCCTTCCCGGCCTTTCCCCGGGCCCAGCCCGGCTCTCCTGTTCTACCTCACCCCCGCGCCGAGCTTTGGGGGGCATTGGGGGGAttggggggctgtgctgggcctTGCGAGCCAGCGCCTGGCAGAACTTTGGGAATGTGGGGGGAGCTCCTGGAAGTGCTGGGGACAAGAAAACACAAGAGCTCCTGACACGGGAGCGGGTCTTTGTTCAGCCTGACGGGAATTCAGAACGAACAGCACGGCACCGACCGCTGGCTCGGGACAGGGGTCTCGGGGGTCCCCTCTCTCCaggctcccccctctccagggccCAAGGGATGGGGACACGAAGGGGCCCCAATGGAACCCCTTTCCCGCTGTCCCACCTCCCCTtatctcccctctcccacccctttcccatcgttCCCCCAAACCCCggctcccccccagctccctttgggggtgacccaccCCCTTTcttgctcagtttgggggtctcACCCgctcttttccccctctcccctctttcccatcgtgtcccccccgccgctcACCCGAGAGCGCCTCGCCCGTGCGGAACGAACAGGAGGAGAAGccggaggaagaggaagagcaggaggaaggggaggagcaTCGCCCCCCCACCCCGGATCCGCATCACGTAGGTgaccggggagggggagctcgcCCCAAATATCTTGGGggtgtctgtttgtttttttcctgggggGCGGTTGGGGATGTTTGGATCTTGCAggaccccaaagctgagccgcaGATGGGGGTCCTGGTGGTAACTGGGAAGGAGCTTGGGGGATGTTTGGGGTAACTGGTACAGACtttggggggtcctggaggCAACTGAGAGGGAGTTTTTGGGTCTTGGGGGTACCTGGGAGGGAGTTGAGGGGAGCCAGGAGGGGGACTAGGGGTGTGATTTGAGCAAATGGGGAGGATGagagaggggtttgggggctccTGGGCAGTCCGAGAAGGGACTGGGAAAGGGTTTGGGGACTCCTCAGGGGACCGGGGACAACAGGGAGTGTGGTTGGATGGTGCTGGAGGGGCTAGGAGGGGGTTTGGAGATTCCTAGGGGAGCTGGGTAGGGACTTGAAAGAGGTTTCAGGAGTCCTG
This window harbors:
- the LOC135408958 gene encoding zinc finger protein 239-like; the encoded protein is MPQDPQADNNLRTETMEDKSLWQNLMEEAVLNSSTVREGNGEEKPQTFPMGKGSKPTPWCSEEERPPVCWERGWSFSQSSHLVVHEQLHSREKPFTCLECGKSFSWRSHLIRHQKIHTGERPYTCGECGKSFSQSSDLVVHQRLHTGERPYKCLECGKSFSKNSSLTYHQRFHSGERPYKCLECGKSFSQSSHLLTHRRLHTGERPYKCLECGKSFNRSFSLVIHRRVHTGERPYKCPECEKRFRTSSDLLLHQRMHTEERPFRCTDCGKGFVRSSDLIKHWHIHTGERPYRCLKCGKSFNQSSALTSHQRTHR